One window of the Eriocheir sinensis breed Jianghai 21 chromosome 59, ASM2467909v1, whole genome shotgun sequence genome contains the following:
- the LOC126985539 gene encoding uncharacterized protein LOC126985539 isoform X42 encodes MAIFLHIYYLSIFTFAGASPAKVKLTLQLRGGCWRTSSRKVAVFTFQEASGHVSSHALLDLEYLFRCSSKPGAGAMQIKICVVLRCGGKRVARADLEEFLGQLTRGGRLDSFFLYIHEEKVALLQANQPITDPGTEWLFEGESRRTHTMVKAATHEENDDTNELEDCTDEHYEEWKAYLEKVFSVEDDGDADEVTSELREASDAGKGADEVISELREASDAGKGADEVISELREASDAGKGADEVISELREASDAGKGADEVISELREASDAGKGADEVTSELREASDAGKGADEVTSELREASDAGKGADEVISELREASDAGKGADEVISELREASDAGKEAAREATSPDQEVPHPGESSAPETVSATPATASHAYRSLAVPHRFISRLAGPEDRHLDDLRRGYGVQITRIKRTLHVKGHKDSVLKCHNFIRAKIAEWRRCEAAEAH; translated from the exons ATGGCAATTTTCCTCCACatatattatctatctatcttcacctTCGCCGGGGCAAGCCCCGCGAAGGTGAAGCTCACCCTCCAGCTTCGGGGAGGGTGCTGGCGAACCTCCTCACGGAAGGTGGCCGTCTTCACCTTCCAGGAGGCGTCTGGCCACGTCTCTTCCCATGCCCTgctggacctggagtacctcttcaggtgcagcAGCAAGCCAGGTGCCGGCGCTATGCAGATCAAAATCTGCGTGGTGCTGCGCTGCGGCGGGAAACGCGTGGCCCGCGCTGACCTGGAAGAGTTTCTCGGCCAGCTGACGCGGGGTGGCCGCCTCGACTCTTTCTTCCTGTACATACACGAAGAAAAAGTCGCCCTCCTGCAGGCCAATCAGCCAATTACGGACCCAGGTACGGAATGGCTTTTTGAGGGAGAGTcacgacgcacacacacaatggTGAAGGCTGCGACtcatgaagaaaatgatgatactAACGAACTGGAAGACTGTACTGACGAACACTACGAAGAATGGAAGGCTTACCTCGAGAAGGTATTCTCCgttgaggatgatggtgatgcagacgaggtgacctccgagttgcgggaagcctccgatgctggaaagggagcagacgag gtgatctccgagttgcgggaagcctccgatgctggaaagggagcagacgag GTGatctccgagttgcgggaagcctccgatgctggaaagggagcagacgaggtgatctccgagttgcgggaagcctccgatgctggaaagggagcagacgag GTGatctccgagttgcgggaagcctccgatgctggaaagggagcagacgaggtgacctccgagttgcgggaagcctccgatgctggaaagggagcagacgaggtgacctccgagttgcgggaagcctccgatgctggaaagggagcagacgaggtgatctccgagttgcgggaagcctccgatgctggaaagggagcagacgaggtgatctccgagttgcgggaagcctccgatgcagggaagGAAGCAGCACGCGAGGCGACGTCCCCAGACCAGGAAGTTCCTCATCCAGGCGAGTCCTCTGCACCAGAGACAGTctctgccacccccgccactgcctctcaCGCTTACCGCAGCCTGGCTGTGCCTCATAGATTCATCAGCCGCCTTGCAGGCCCCGAGGACCGCCACCTCGATGATCTGCGGCGGGGCTATGGGGTACAAATCACGCGGATTAAGCGAACCCTTCATGTGAAGGGCCACAAAGACTCAGTTCTGAAGTGCCATAACTTCATTCGTGCCAAAATAGCTGAGTGGCGGAGGTGCGAGGCCGCTGAGGCTCATTAA
- the LOC126985539 gene encoding uncharacterized protein LOC126985539 isoform X2, whose protein sequence is MAIFLHIYYLSIFTFAGASPAKVKLTLQLRGGCWRTSSRKVAVFTFQEASGHVSSHALLDLEYLFRCSSKPGAGAMQIKICVVLRCGGKRVARADLEEFLGQLTRGGRLDSFFLYIHEEKVALLQANQPITDPGTEWLFEGESRRTHTMVKAATHEENDDTNELEDCTDEHYEEWKAYLEKVFSVEDDGDADEVTSELREASDAGKGADEVISELREASDAGKGADEVISELREASDAGKGAEEVTSELREASDAGKGADEVTSELREASDAGKGADEVTSELREASDAGKGADEVISELREASDAGKGADEVISELREASDAGKGADEVISELREASDAGKGADEVTSELREASDAGKGADEVISELREASDAGKGADEVISELREASDAGKGADEVISELREASDAGKGADEVTSELREASDAGKGADEVTSELREASDAGKGADEVISELREASDAGKGADEVISELREASDAGKEAAREATSPDQEVPHPGESSAPETVSATPATASHAYRSLAVPHRFISRLAGPEDRHLDDLRRGYGVQITRIKRTLHVKGHKDSVLKCHNFIRAKIAEWRRCEAAEAH, encoded by the exons ATGGCAATTTTCCTCCACatatattatctatctatcttcacctTCGCCGGGGCAAGCCCCGCGAAGGTGAAGCTCACCCTCCAGCTTCGGGGAGGGTGCTGGCGAACCTCCTCACGGAAGGTGGCCGTCTTCACCTTCCAGGAGGCGTCTGGCCACGTCTCTTCCCATGCCCTgctggacctggagtacctcttcaggtgcagcAGCAAGCCAGGTGCCGGCGCTATGCAGATCAAAATCTGCGTGGTGCTGCGCTGCGGCGGGAAACGCGTGGCCCGCGCTGACCTGGAAGAGTTTCTCGGCCAGCTGACGCGGGGTGGCCGCCTCGACTCTTTCTTCCTGTACATACACGAAGAAAAAGTCGCCCTCCTGCAGGCCAATCAGCCAATTACGGACCCAGGTACGGAATGGCTTTTTGAGGGAGAGTcacgacgcacacacacaatggTGAAGGCTGCGACtcatgaagaaaatgatgatactAACGAACTGGAAGACTGTACTGACGAACACTACGAAGAATGGAAGGCTTACCTCGAGAAGGTATTCTCCgttgaggatgatggtgatgcagacgaggtgacctccgagttgcgggaagcctccgatgctggaaagggagcagacgag GTGatctccgagttgcgggaagcctccgatgctggaaagggagcagacgaggtgatctccgagttgcgggaagcctccgatgctggaAAGGGAGCAgaagaggtgacctccgagttgcgggaagcctccgatgctggaaagggagcagacgaggtgacctccgagttgcgggaagcctccgatgctggaaagggagcagacgaggtgacctccgagttgcgggaagcctccgatgctggaaagggagcagacgag GTGatctccgagttgcgggaagcctccgatgctggaaagggagcagacgaggtgatctccgagttgcgggaagcctccgatgctggaaagggagcagacgag GTGatctccgagttgcgggaagcctccgatgctggaaagggagcagacgaggtgacctccgagttgcgggaagcctccgatgctggaAAGGGAGCAGACG AGGTGatctccgagttgcgggaagcctccgatgctggaaagggagcagacgaggtgatctccgagttgcgggaagcctccgatgctggaaagggagcagacgag GTGatctccgagttgcgggaagcctccgatgctggaaagggagcagacgaggtgacctccgagttgcgggaagcctccgatgctggaaagggagcagacgaggtgacctccgagttgcgggaagcctccgatgctggaaagggagcagacgaggtgatctccgagttgcgggaagcctccgatgctggaaagggagcagacgaggtgatctccgagttgcgggaagcctccgatgcagggaagGAAGCAGCACGCGAGGCGACGTCCCCAGACCAGGAAGTTCCTCATCCAGGCGAGTCCTCTGCACCAGAGACAGTctctgccacccccgccactgcctctcaCGCTTACCGCAGCCTGGCTGTGCCTCATAGATTCATCAGCCGCCTTGCAGGCCCCGAGGACCGCCACCTCGATGATCTGCGGCGGGGCTATGGGGTACAAATCACGCGGATTAAGCGAACCCTTCATGTGAAGGGCCACAAAGACTCAGTTCTGAAGTGCCATAACTTCATTCGTGCCAAAATAGCTGAGTGGCGGAGGTGCGAGGCCGCTGAGGCTCATTAA
- the LOC126985539 gene encoding BICD family-like cargo adapter 2 isoform X31: MAIFLHIYYLSIFTFAGASPAKVKLTLQLRGGCWRTSSRKVAVFTFQEASGHVSSHALLDLEYLFRCSSKPGAGAMQIKICVVLRCGGKRVARADLEEFLGQLTRGGRLDSFFLYIHEEKVALLQANQPITDPGTEWLFEGESRRTHTMVKAATHEENDDTNELEDCTDEHYEEWKAYLEKVFSVEDDGDADEVTSELREASDAGKGADEVTSELREASDAGKGADEVISELREASDAGKGADEVISELREASDAGKGAEEVTSELREASDAGKGADEVTSELREASDAGKGADEVTSELREASDAGKGADEVISELREASDAGKGADEVISELREASDAGKGADEVISELREASDAGKGADEVTSELREASDAGKGADEVISELREASDAGKEAAREATSPDQEVPHPGESSAPETVSATPATASHAYRSLAVPHRFISRLAGPEDRHLDDLRRGYGVQITRIKRTLHVKGHKDSVLKCHNFIRAKIAEWRRCEAAEAH; this comes from the exons ATGGCAATTTTCCTCCACatatattatctatctatcttcacctTCGCCGGGGCAAGCCCCGCGAAGGTGAAGCTCACCCTCCAGCTTCGGGGAGGGTGCTGGCGAACCTCCTCACGGAAGGTGGCCGTCTTCACCTTCCAGGAGGCGTCTGGCCACGTCTCTTCCCATGCCCTgctggacctggagtacctcttcaggtgcagcAGCAAGCCAGGTGCCGGCGCTATGCAGATCAAAATCTGCGTGGTGCTGCGCTGCGGCGGGAAACGCGTGGCCCGCGCTGACCTGGAAGAGTTTCTCGGCCAGCTGACGCGGGGTGGCCGCCTCGACTCTTTCTTCCTGTACATACACGAAGAAAAAGTCGCCCTCCTGCAGGCCAATCAGCCAATTACGGACCCAGGTACGGAATGGCTTTTTGAGGGAGAGTcacgacgcacacacacaatggTGAAGGCTGCGACtcatgaagaaaatgatgatactAACGAACTGGAAGACTGTACTGACGAACACTACGAAGAATGGAAGGCTTACCTCGAGAAGGTATTCTCCgttgaggatgatggtgatgcagacgaggtgacctccgagttgcgggaagcctccgatgctggaaagggagcagacgaggtgacctccgagttgcgggaagcctccgatgctggaaagggagcagacgag GTGatctccgagttgcgggaagcctccgatgctggaaagggagcagacgaggtgatctccgagttgcgggaagcctccgatgctggaAAGGGAGCAgaagaggtgacctccgagttgcgggaagcctccgatgctggaaagggagcagacgaggtgacctccgagttgcgggaagcctccgatgctggaaagggagcagacgaggtgacctccgagttgcgggaagcctccgatgctggaaagggagcagacgag GTGatctccgagttgcgggaagcctccgatgctggaaagggagcagacgaggtgatctccgagttgcgggaagcctccgatgctggaaagggagcagacgag GTGatctccgagttgcgggaagcctccgatgctggaaagggagcagacgaggtgacctccgagttgcgggaagcctccgatgctggaaagggagcagacgag gtgatctccgagttgcgggaagcctccgatgcagggaagGAAGCAGCACGCGAGGCGACGTCCCCAGACCAGGAAGTTCCTCATCCAGGCGAGTCCTCTGCACCAGAGACAGTctctgccacccccgccactgcctctcaCGCTTACCGCAGCCTGGCTGTGCCTCATAGATTCATCAGCCGCCTTGCAGGCCCCGAGGACCGCCACCTCGATGATCTGCGGCGGGGCTATGGGGTACAAATCACGCGGATTAAGCGAACCCTTCATGTGAAGGGCCACAAAGACTCAGTTCTGAAGTGCCATAACTTCATTCGTGCCAAAATAGCTGAGTGGCGGAGGTGCGAGGCCGCTGAGGCTCATTAA
- the LOC126985539 gene encoding BICD family-like cargo adapter 2 isoform X30 produces the protein MAIFLHIYYLSIFTFAGASPAKVKLTLQLRGGCWRTSSRKVAVFTFQEASGHVSSHALLDLEYLFRCSSKPGAGAMQIKICVVLRCGGKRVARADLEEFLGQLTRGGRLDSFFLYIHEEKVALLQANQPITDPGTEWLFEGESRRTHTMVKAATHEENDDTNELEDCTDEHYEEWKAYLEKVFSVEDDGDADEVTSELREASDAGKGADEVTSELREASDAGKGADEVISELREASDAGKGADEVISELREASDAGKGAEEVTSELREASDAGKGADEVTSELREASDAGKGADEVTSELREASDAGKGADEVISELREASDAGKGADEVISELREASDAGKGADEVISELREASDAGKGADEVTSELREASDAGKGADEVISELREASDAGKEAAREATSPDQEVPHPGESSAPETVSATPATASHAYRSLAVPHRFISRLAGPEDRHLDDLRRGYGVQITRIKRTLHVKGHKDSVLKCHNFIRAKIAEWRRCEAAEAH, from the exons ATGGCAATTTTCCTCCACatatattatctatctatcttcacctTCGCCGGGGCAAGCCCCGCGAAGGTGAAGCTCACCCTCCAGCTTCGGGGAGGGTGCTGGCGAACCTCCTCACGGAAGGTGGCCGTCTTCACCTTCCAGGAGGCGTCTGGCCACGTCTCTTCCCATGCCCTgctggacctggagtacctcttcaggtgcagcAGCAAGCCAGGTGCCGGCGCTATGCAGATCAAAATCTGCGTGGTGCTGCGCTGCGGCGGGAAACGCGTGGCCCGCGCTGACCTGGAAGAGTTTCTCGGCCAGCTGACGCGGGGTGGCCGCCTCGACTCTTTCTTCCTGTACATACACGAAGAAAAAGTCGCCCTCCTGCAGGCCAATCAGCCAATTACGGACCCAGGTACGGAATGGCTTTTTGAGGGAGAGTcacgacgcacacacacaatggTGAAGGCTGCGACtcatgaagaaaatgatgatactAACGAACTGGAAGACTGTACTGACGAACACTACGAAGAATGGAAGGCTTACCTCGAGAAGGTATTCTCCgttgaggatgatggtgatgcagacgaggtgacctccgagttgcgggaagcctccgatgctggaaagggagcagacgaggtgacctccgagttgcgggaagcctccgatgctggaaagggagcagacgag GTGatctccgagttgcgggaagcctccgatgctggaaagggagcagacgaggtgatctccgagttgcgggaagcctccgatgctggaAAGGGAGCAgaagaggtgacctccgagttgcgggaagcctccgatgctggaaagggagcagacgaggtgacctccgagttgcgggaagcctccgatgctggaaagggagcagacgaggtgacctccgagttgcgggaagcctccgatgctggaaagggagcagacgag GTGatctccgagttgcgggaagcctccgatgctggaaagggagcagacgaggtgatctccgagttgcgggaagcctccgatgctggaaagggagcagacgaggtgatctccgagttgcgggaagcctccgatgctggaAAG ggagcagacgaggtgacctccgagttgcgggaagcctccgatgctggaAAGGGAGCAGATGAG gtgatctccgagttgcgggaagcctccgatgcagggaagGAAGCAGCACGCGAGGCGACGTCCCCAGACCAGGAAGTTCCTCATCCAGGCGAGTCCTCTGCACCAGAGACAGTctctgccacccccgccactgcctctcaCGCTTACCGCAGCCTGGCTGTGCCTCATAGATTCATCAGCCGCCTTGCAGGCCCCGAGGACCGCCACCTCGATGATCTGCGGCGGGGCTATGGGGTACAAATCACGCGGATTAAGCGAACCCTTCATGTGAAGGGCCACAAAGACTCAGTTCTGAAGTGCCATAACTTCATTCGTGCCAAAATAGCTGAGTGGCGGAGGTGCGAGGCCGCTGAGGCTCATTAA
- the LOC126985539 gene encoding BICD family-like cargo adapter 2 isoform X35, with protein MAIFLHIYYLSIFTFAGASPAKVKLTLQLRGGCWRTSSRKVAVFTFQEASGHVSSHALLDLEYLFRCSSKPGAGAMQIKICVVLRCGGKRVARADLEEFLGQLTRGGRLDSFFLYIHEEKVALLQANQPITDPGTEWLFEGESRRTHTMVKAATHEENDDTNELEDCTDEHYEEWKAYLEKVFSVEDDGDADEVTSELREASDAGKGADEVTSELREASDAGKGADEVISELREASDAGKGADEVISELREASDAGKGAEEVTSELREASDAGKGADEVTSELREASDAGKGADEVISELREASDAGKGADEVISELREASDAGKGADEVISELREASDAGKGADEVTSELREASDAGKGADEVISELREASDAGKEAAREATSPDQEVPHPGESSAPETVSATPATASHAYRSLAVPHRFISRLAGPEDRHLDDLRRGYGVQITRIKRTLHVKGHKDSVLKCHNFIRAKIAEWRRCEAAEAH; from the exons ATGGCAATTTTCCTCCACatatattatctatctatcttcacctTCGCCGGGGCAAGCCCCGCGAAGGTGAAGCTCACCCTCCAGCTTCGGGGAGGGTGCTGGCGAACCTCCTCACGGAAGGTGGCCGTCTTCACCTTCCAGGAGGCGTCTGGCCACGTCTCTTCCCATGCCCTgctggacctggagtacctcttcaggtgcagcAGCAAGCCAGGTGCCGGCGCTATGCAGATCAAAATCTGCGTGGTGCTGCGCTGCGGCGGGAAACGCGTGGCCCGCGCTGACCTGGAAGAGTTTCTCGGCCAGCTGACGCGGGGTGGCCGCCTCGACTCTTTCTTCCTGTACATACACGAAGAAAAAGTCGCCCTCCTGCAGGCCAATCAGCCAATTACGGACCCAGGTACGGAATGGCTTTTTGAGGGAGAGTcacgacgcacacacacaatggTGAAGGCTGCGACtcatgaagaaaatgatgatactAACGAACTGGAAGACTGTACTGACGAACACTACGAAGAATGGAAGGCTTACCTCGAGAAGGTATTCTCCgttgaggatgatggtgatgcagacgaggtgacctccgagttgcgggaagcctccgatgctggaaagggagcagacgaggtgacctccgagttgcgggaagcctccgatgctggaaagggagcagacgag GTGatctccgagttgcgggaagcctccgatgctggaaagggagcagacgaggtgatctccgagttgcgggaagcctccgatgctggaAAGGGAGCAgaagaggtgacctccgagttgcgggaagcctccgatgctggaaagggagcagacgaggtgacctccgagttgcgggaagcctccgatgctggaaagggagcagacgag GTGatctccgagttgcgggaagcctccgatgctggaaagggagcagacgaggtgatctccgagttgcgggaagcctccgatgctggaaagggagcagacgaggtgatctccgagttgcgggaagcctccgatgctggaAAG ggagcagacgaggtgacctccgagttgcgggaagcctccgatgctggaAAGGGAGCAGATGAG gtgatctccgagttgcgggaagcctccgatgcagggaagGAAGCAGCACGCGAGGCGACGTCCCCAGACCAGGAAGTTCCTCATCCAGGCGAGTCCTCTGCACCAGAGACAGTctctgccacccccgccactgcctctcaCGCTTACCGCAGCCTGGCTGTGCCTCATAGATTCATCAGCCGCCTTGCAGGCCCCGAGGACCGCCACCTCGATGATCTGCGGCGGGGCTATGGGGTACAAATCACGCGGATTAAGCGAACCCTTCATGTGAAGGGCCACAAAGACTCAGTTCTGAAGTGCCATAACTTCATTCGTGCCAAAATAGCTGAGTGGCGGAGGTGCGAGGCCGCTGAGGCTCATTAA
- the LOC126985539 gene encoding DNA repair protein RecN-like isoform X1, which yields MAIFLHIYYLSIFTFAGASPAKVKLTLQLRGGCWRTSSRKVAVFTFQEASGHVSSHALLDLEYLFRCSSKPGAGAMQIKICVVLRCGGKRVARADLEEFLGQLTRGGRLDSFFLYIHEEKVALLQANQPITDPGTEWLFEGESRRTHTMVKAATHEENDDTNELEDCTDEHYEEWKAYLEKVFSVEDDGDADEVTSELREASDAGKGADEVTSELREASDAGKGADEVISELREASDAGKGADEVISELREASDAGKGAEEVTSELREASDAGKGADEVTSELREASDAGKGADEVTSELREASDAGKGADEVISELREASDAGKGADEVISELREASDAGKGADEVISELREASDAGKGADEVTSELREASDAGKGADEVISELREASDAGKGADEVISELREASDAGKGADEVISELREASDAGKGADEVTSELREASDAGKGADEVTSELREASDAGKGADEVISELREASDAGKGADEVISELREASDAGKEAAREATSPDQEVPHPGESSAPETVSATPATASHAYRSLAVPHRFISRLAGPEDRHLDDLRRGYGVQITRIKRTLHVKGHKDSVLKCHNFIRAKIAEWRRCEAAEAH from the exons ATGGCAATTTTCCTCCACatatattatctatctatcttcacctTCGCCGGGGCAAGCCCCGCGAAGGTGAAGCTCACCCTCCAGCTTCGGGGAGGGTGCTGGCGAACCTCCTCACGGAAGGTGGCCGTCTTCACCTTCCAGGAGGCGTCTGGCCACGTCTCTTCCCATGCCCTgctggacctggagtacctcttcaggtgcagcAGCAAGCCAGGTGCCGGCGCTATGCAGATCAAAATCTGCGTGGTGCTGCGCTGCGGCGGGAAACGCGTGGCCCGCGCTGACCTGGAAGAGTTTCTCGGCCAGCTGACGCGGGGTGGCCGCCTCGACTCTTTCTTCCTGTACATACACGAAGAAAAAGTCGCCCTCCTGCAGGCCAATCAGCCAATTACGGACCCAGGTACGGAATGGCTTTTTGAGGGAGAGTcacgacgcacacacacaatggTGAAGGCTGCGACtcatgaagaaaatgatgatactAACGAACTGGAAGACTGTACTGACGAACACTACGAAGAATGGAAGGCTTACCTCGAGAAGGTATTCTCCgttgaggatgatggtgatgcagacgaggtgacctccgagttgcgggaagcctccgatgctggaaagggagcagacgaggtgacctccgagttgcgggaagcctccgatgctggaaagggagcagacgag GTGatctccgagttgcgggaagcctccgatgctggaaagggagcagacgaggtgatctccgagttgcgggaagcctccgatgctggaAAGGGAGCAgaagaggtgacctccgagttgcgggaagcctccgatgctggaaagggagcagacgaggtgacctccgagttgcgggaagcctccgatgctggaaagggagcagacgaggtgacctccgagttgcgggaagcctccgatgctggaaagggagcagacgag GTGatctccgagttgcgggaagcctccgatgctggaaagggagcagacgaggtgatctccgagttgcgggaagcctccgatgctggaaagggagcagacgag GTGatctccgagttgcgggaagcctccgatgctggaaagggagcagacgaggtgacctccgagttgcgggaagcctccgatgctggaAAGGGAGCAGACG AGGTGatctccgagttgcgggaagcctccgatgctggaaagggagcagacgaggtgatctccgagttgcgggaagcctccgatgctggaaagggagcagacgag GTGatctccgagttgcgggaagcctccgatgctggaaagggagcagacgaggtgacctccgagttgcgggaagcctccgatgctggaaagggagcagacgaggtgacctccgagttgcgggaagcctccgatgctggaaagggagcagacgaggtgatctccgagttgcgggaagcctccgatgctggaaagggagcagacgaggtgatctccgagttgcgggaagcctccgatgcagggaagGAAGCAGCACGCGAGGCGACGTCCCCAGACCAGGAAGTTCCTCATCCAGGCGAGTCCTCTGCACCAGAGACAGTctctgccacccccgccactgcctctcaCGCTTACCGCAGCCTGGCTGTGCCTCATAGATTCATCAGCCGCCTTGCAGGCCCCGAGGACCGCCACCTCGATGATCTGCGGCGGGGCTATGGGGTACAAATCACGCGGATTAAGCGAACCCTTCATGTGAAGGGCCACAAAGACTCAGTTCTGAAGTGCCATAACTTCATTCGTGCCAAAATAGCTGAGTGGCGGAGGTGCGAGGCCGCTGAGGCTCATTAA